The proteins below are encoded in one region of Brassica napus cultivar Da-Ae chromosome A6, Da-Ae, whole genome shotgun sequence:
- the LOC125575857 gene encoding uncharacterized protein LOC125575857, whose protein sequence is MNEITKETPGSPIAQQNIETPVLTPIQTQQETHELMNEIISPNISDTQPNTRARRNLLTEQNKDVESRVQNPFEIGANVEISSQDDNTCHKWYPGNVLATYLVDGVEMVKVEYSVPSLDEKKRKRSVETRVSIDRIRPQPPPERSGAKKSYELMQDVEAFDNGAWCAGKVKVILFDGSCFVSLNNSKEQIYFHHSEMRKPRKWVDGVWEMTKKMEEEQTQSVNPSEGDGDKKGKAKAVACKKNEAAGPSEDGVGKMAKEMEVKQGKSVKPSQDDHAKKGKPDVGKKKKANAQPVDLLPFLQREEKRPIRPRNPPIPVTPEVILPIDPFVTPEFPRFSRLAHWMDLRGIYRVPFYINGKEIEKEFFQKMDDAENNLNKEHINVAFEMLNCKRVEQGAWFRNNNLPAACFVPVKFLEVVGYAYESVRKPHKKKQTLLEGCVGELVKGLIHPKKVWLEDVDVIYGVIEDKLSYHYIGVEIQLMDNTITLFHCGLPKANIKRALNQIQELAVLISAIKMELLGEEVNFEDISPFEVKFAEGLPKTKFPYNCSIFVVKMLECRSLGLKSMANINDETAMDLRSKLCCEIFDQFMDKDFQEGQRK, encoded by the exons ATGAATGAGATCACGAAAGAGACACCTGGTTCTCCAATAGCTCAACAGAATATTGAGACTCCAGTCCTTACTCCAATTCAGACGCAGCAG GAGACTCACGAGCTTATGAATGAGATCATTTCACCAAACATTTCCGACACACAGCCAAATACCCGAGCTCGCAGAAATCTTTTAACAGAGCAAAATAAG GATGTAGAAAGCAGAGTTCAAAATCCCTTTGAGATCGGAGCAAATGTGGAGATTTCATCACAAGATGACAATACTTGTCATAAATGGTATCCAGGAAATGTGTTGGCAACATATTTGGTTGATGGGGTTGAGATGGTGAAAGTTGAGTACTCCGTCCCGTCTCTGGacgaaaagaagaggaaaaggagtgTTGAGACACGTGTATCAATTGACAGAATACGTCCTCAACCACCACCTGAGAGATCTGGAGCGAAGAAAAGTTATGAGCTAATGCAGGACGTGGAGGCGTTCGACAATGGTGCCTGGTGCGCTGGAAAAGTTAAAGTCATTTTGTTTGATGGCTCGTGTTTTGTCTCTTTGAACAATTCTAAAGAACAAATTTACTTCCACCATTCTGAGATgcgaaaaccaagaaaatgggtagatggtgtttgggagatgacaaaaaag ATGGAAGAAGAGCAGACGCAGAGTGTGAATCCAagtgaaggagatggtgataaaaag GGGAAGGCGAAGGCTGTCGCTTGTAAGAAAAATGAAGCAGCTGGTCCATCAGAAGATGGTGTTGGGAAAATGGCAAAAGag ATGGAAGTAAAGCAGGGTAAGAGTGTGAAACCAAGTCAAGACGATCATGCAAAAAag ggGAAGCCTGATGttggtaagaagaagaaagcaaatgCTCAGCCAGTAGATTTGCTTCCTTTTCTACAGCGAGAAGAGAAGAGGCCAATACGACCTAGAAACCCTCCTATACCTGTAACACCTGAGGTAATCCTTCCAATTGATCCATTTGTGACACCTGAATTTCCTCGGTTTTCAAGGCTTGCACACTGGATGGATCTACGGGGCATATATCGTGT ACCGTTTTATATCAAtggaaaagaaattgaaaaagagttctttcaaaaaatggacgatgcagaaaacAATCTCAACAAAGAG CACATAAATGTTGCATTTGAAATGCTAAATTGTAAGAGGGTTGAGCAAGGTGCTTGGTTCCGCAACAACAATCTTCCAGCAGCATGCTTTGTACCAGTCAAATTcttagaagtggttgggtacgcTTATGAATCTGTCAGGAAGCcacataagaaaaaacaaacgtTATTGGAGGGCTGTGTAGGCGAACTTGTGAAAGGTTTAATACATCCAAAGAAGGTATGGCTGGAAGATGTTGATGTTATATATGGTGTCATTGAAGATAAGTTGAGCTATCACTATATTGGGGTGGAGATACAATTGatggacaacacaatcacaCTCTTCCATTGTGGTCTTCCAAAAGCAAATATCAAACGTGCTCTTAATCAAATCCAAGAACTGGCAG TGTTGATTAGTGCCATAAAGATGGAACTTCTTGGTGAAGAGGTTAATTTCGAAGATATCAGTCCATTTGAAGTTAAGTTTGCAGAAGGGCTTCCAAAGACAAAATTTCCATACAACTGTAGTATTTTTGTTGTGAAGATGCTGGAATGCAGGTCACTGGGATTGAAGAGCATGGctaatataaatgatgaaacTGCGATGGACTTACGAAGCAAGCTATGTTGTGAGATCTTCGACCAGTTTATGGATAAAGATTTCCAGGAAGGTCAAAGGAAGTGA
- the LOC125609993 gene encoding uncharacterized protein LOC125609993, with translation MGDPLPLRLALPELRYPIGSEPEKTISINQHSIVAYIKTVKEILGNDEFNRIRGTFLGPVIKLGERSLKLSAKIVHAVLTKSIKTVKRHEAWFHFGAQPMRFSIREFHMVTGLKCSGEAREPREETEKFKWDFLKGRTHTVKDVEKQLRNTREDASDERFCLAMLLLIESILLQKSLLDGGTTFTLDYVKIAQDMDVLMTYPWGRTAYNLLLKSLQRAVDKSLDKNNYDLQGFPMAFLIWILESVPLLQYAFSQVVPILSVQPSTPIFLCEKYLQIASPQLIDVLLIEIKDHLKVTCILPPISNDPEADVCMEDEANKDLDDMADLSKRGYKFKIRDWRNMSVDLYGANEQIRRASLLFGNGGMSQASSSYQEESLESKINRISEMVGDNLRIMNDRLCLIEKDRKQIKERVTKLEKLQRVTSYETPNNEDCLPNFCCTCTD, from the exons atgggAGATCCATTACCATTAAGACTAGCACTGCCTGAGCTGAGGTATCCGATTGGATCAGAGCCAGAGAAGACGATATCGATAAACCAACACTCGATAGTTGCTTATATCAAAACTGTTAAGGAAATTCTAGGAAATGATGAGTTCAACAGAATAAGAGGGACGTTTTTGGGACCGGTGATCAAGCTTGGAGAGAGGTCTTTGAAATTATCAGCTAAGATAGTGCACGCAGTTCTCACCAAAAGCATCAAGACAGTGAAGAGACACGAAGCATGGTTCCATTTTGGTGCTCAGCCAATGAGGTTCTCTATAAGAGAATTCCACATGGTGACTGGTTTGAAATGTAGTGGTGAAGCAAGAGAACCACGAGAGGAAACCGAGAAATTTAAGTGGGACTTCCTAAAAGGGCGTACTCATACAGTAAAGGACGTGGAGAAGCAGCtcagaaacacaagagaagatgcTTCTGATGAGAGATTCTGCCTTGCAATGCTCCTCCTGATTGAGAGCATACTACTACAGAAGAGCCTTCTCGACGGTGGCACAACTTTTACTTTGGATTATGTGAAAATAGCGCAGGATATGGATGTCTTGATGACATACCCATGGGGGAGAACAGCTTATAATTTGCTGTTAAAATCACTTCAGAGAGCTGTCGACAAAAGCCTCgacaaaaacaattatgattTGCAAGGATTCCCTATGGCATTTCTTATATGGATACTTGAGTCAGTACCTTTGCTACAGTATGCATTCAGTCAAGTTGTTCCTATTCTGAGCGTTCAACCGTCTACCCCAATATTTTTGTGTGAGAAGTACCTTCAAATAGCTTCTCCACAGCTGATAGATGTTCTCCTAATTGAAATCAAAGATCAT CTTAAGGTCACATGCATCCTACCTCCTATTTCTAATGATCCAGAAGCTGATGTTTGCATGGAAGACGAAGCTAATAAAGATCTGGATGACATGGCCGATTTATCCAAGAGAggttataagtttaaaattagaGATTGGCGAAACATGTCAGTAGACCTATACGGTGCTAATGAACAAATAAGAAGAGCATCTTTACTGTTTGGGAATGGAGGGATGagtcaagcttcttcttcgtatcagGAGGAGTCTTTGGAATCAAAGATCAACAGAATCAGCGAGATGGTGGGAGATAATTTAAGGATCATGAACGATCGTTTGTGTTTGATTGAAAAAGACAGGAAACAGATTAAAGAACGTGTGACAAAACTAGAGAAACTACAAAGAGTTACTTCAtatgaaactccaaacaatgag GATTGCCTTCCTAATTTTTGTTGTACTTGCACAGACTGA
- the LOC106393191 gene encoding uncharacterized protein LOC106393191, with the protein MNETPSSPISPKSIEAQVFTPIQKQQTVTEETYEATQPLTEIISANNKKEDTHAVHHTPSSPLSSLIALVIEENKNALSETETATQYFSTSEGEHTQSSRKNQAEEYLKDTTEPTTELVSTDVSKTQPLTPQTQHLQTSEGDQSDETPSEQNQAEENLKDTTEPTTELVSTDVSKMPPITQQTEHLQTSAIDFSETNEVEVSRLLAHFQIGAEVEILSTDDEIWYPGKVVDLKLCEGLEELTVEYTTLFTDQHRLQKLQDTITADKIRPATPTSDQKSFEMMDKVEAFYNNGWSSGQISMVLGDNTYSVCLYTSMETILFKHSDLRIHREWKDGVWKMADKVKPDKKRKAAASSQNSGMDNVFLRRSERVPKRSRDTKTPFKSDRNPALTVIPEIIPAVDPFSTPAEHKLSRLQNWMTLKPGMHETSLSINDNKIRKSFFQSMENAKKDLKKEHIDGAFAMLNCRRNENAAWFHNYKIPKACFLPMEFLHCLLSDDLAYKKEKVKGKKIFNDLFKDTVRGKVYPEKTWGEDVDVVYGITLGKKSNVWIGMEIHLKKKRITVYDCFQKESNSIDIPQVKKLAVLISNLLVESSGDEVDKVKMIPFEIEQAQGLPKTKHPFNCGIFLVKILECQSLKIGDMTKINDDNALELRRTLSCEIFNQFVDESFGK; encoded by the exons ATGAATGagacaccttcttctccaatatCTCCAAAGAGTATTGAGGCTCAAGTTTTTACTCCAATTCAGAAACAGCAg aCGGTAACAGAGGAAACGTATGAGGCTACACAGCCATTGACTGAGATCATTTCAGCAAACAATAAAAAG GAGGATACACATGCTGTGCATCACACACCTTCCTCTCCATTGTCTTCACTAATTGCACTAGTtattgaagaaaataagaatgctttg AGTGAGACAGAAACTGCGACCCAATATTTTTCTACAAGTGAAGGAGAGCATACACAATCAAGCAGAAAGAATCAAGCAGAAGAATATCTCAAGGATACTACAGAACCTACTACTGAGCTAGTTTCCACAGATGTTTCGAAGACACAGCCTCTTACTCCGCAAACACAGCACCTTCAGACAAGTGAGGGAGATCAATCCGATGAGACACCATCAGAGCAGAATCAAGCAGAAGAAAATCTCAAGGATACTACAGAACCTACTACTGAGCTAGTTTCCACAGATGTTTCGAAGATGCCGCCTATTACTCAGCAAACAGAGCATCTTCAGACAAGTGCTATAGATTTTTCAGAAACAAACGAG GTTGAAGTAAGCAGGCTTCTAGCTCACTTTCAAATAGGCGCAGAGGTTGAGATTTTGTCTACTGATGACGAAATATGGTATCCAGGAAAGGTTGTTGATCTTAAACTGTGTGAAGGACTAGAGGAGCTGACAGTTGAGTACACGACACTCTTCACAGACCAACATAGACTTCAGAAACTTCAGGATACTATCACGGCTGACAAAATACGTCCTGCAACACCAACTAGTGACCAAAAATCCTTTGAGATGATGGATAAGGTAGAAGCCTTTTACAACAATGGCTGGAGCAGCGGACAAATTAGCATGGTACTTGGTGATAACACATACTCGGTGTGTCTCTATACTTCTATGGAAACTATTCTATTCAAACATTCAGATTTGCGAATTCATAGAGAATGGAAAGATGGAGTCTGGAAGATGGCAGATAAG GTGAAGCCTGATAAGAAAAGGAAAGCTGCTGCCTCATCACAAAATTCAGGAATGgataatgttttcctaagaagGAGCGAGAGGGTGCCTAAACGATCTAGAGACACAAAAACTCCATTCAAGTCTGACAGAAATCCGGCTTTAACTGTAATACCTGAGATTATACCTGCAGTTGATCCGTTTTCAACTCCTGCGGAACATAAGCTTTCAAGGCTTCAAAATTGGATGACATTAAAGCCCGGCATGCATGAAAC GTCCCTATCAATCAATGATAATAAGATAAGGAAATCTTTCTTTCAAAGCATGGAAAATGCAAAAAAGGACCTTAAGAAAGAG CACATTGATGGAGCCTTTGCAATGCTAAATTGCAGAAGAAATGAGAATGCTGCTTGGTTCCACAACTACAAGATTCCAAAGGCGTGCTTCCTACCTATGGAGTTCTTGCATTGCTTGCTCTCTGATGATTTGGCttacaagaaagaaaaggtcaaaggtaaaaagattttcaacgatttatttaaagatactGTGAGAGGGAAGGTATATCCAGAGAAGACATGGGGAGAAGATGTTGATGTTGTGTATGGGATTACTCTTGGAAAAAAAAGCAATGTCTGGATTGGGATGGAAattcatttgaagaagaaaagaatcacaGTATATGATTGTTTTCAAAAGGAAAGCAACAGCATTGATATTCCTCAAGTGAAAAAGTTGGCAG TGTTGATTTCTAATCTGCTGGTGGAATCTTCTGGTGATGAGGTAGATAAAGTGAAGATGATTCCATTTGAGATTGAGCAGGCACAAGGTTTACCCAAGACAAAACATCCTTTCAACTGTGGGATATTTCTTGTCAAGATTCTGGAGTGCCAGTCATTGAAGATAGGAGACATGACAAAGATTAATGATGACAATGCATTGGAGCTAAGGAGAACCTTGTCTTGTGAGATCTTCAACCAATTTGTGGATGAGAGCTTTGGGAAATGA